The genomic window TTTCAGAAGTAGGCAAGAACAAGCAATTACTTATAGCCATTGTTGTGTGTGGTATTTCTTATATTAATTATCTATATCATACTTTTTATAAAAATAAGTCGCTCTGCCTTTTTCAATCTTATTATCTTTTAAATAAGACATAAATACAGGCTCGCTGACTTTGAGTGGTGTGTTTTTTAGATTATCTTTATCTTCAGAATTTAAAGAGAGTTCAAATACTTTCAGAGTATTTTCTTTTAATTCAATCGCATATACATCTCCAAACTTTTTTCCTTCATCCCATCCCGATAAACATGCATATTTCTGTCCATCGATATAGTGCATTGTTAAGTCGCATTTAATTGTTTCTGTAGTTTTTTTCTCTAGATTTCGAAAAGTCATTTTAACATATGCCCAATAGTCATCCTTTTTTCTAACTTCCATATAAGTTTTAACTTCATCCATTACAGTAATATCCCAACCTCCTTCTAAATCATCATCAATTTTTACTTTATTTGATTTTAAAACAACATTTGATATTGGTGATGGACACCCATAGAGTAAGGTGACACATAAAACAATAGCAATTATTTTTAATTTATTAAATTTTTTCATGTTCAGTTAATTTAAATTACAGCAAACGGTCTTGTGCAACCGTCAGTTACGGAATTAAAGTTAATGATTTTCGGTTTAGCACTGGCGTTAGCAATTCCGAGTGGATTCGAGAGCCTGTCCTGAGCATTATCGAATTCAAAATATATTTTGAATGAAGATACCTTACAACGTAAGTCGAAGAGCAGTCGAATCCTCCAACCCGAGCATAGCGAACAGGTGTCAGCAAATTGCGGTTATACATTGTTGTGCAACGTTTTTTATTCACTTTTTTCTAATTGTTTATGCGAACCATCGCAATTCGGTTTTCGTTTTGAGAGCCCACATACACAGTCGTTCAATCCATAACCATCCATTATTCTTTTCATATTTTTCTCAATTCGAGATATCTTTGTCTTGGATTGCTTTGGTTTATCAAAATGTAAGAGATAACCTCTTTGACGTCCAGCTGTCAAATTCTTAAACGCTTTTTCAAAGTCAGCATTTTCTGAAAAAATTTGTTCCAACTCTTCTGGTACATTAAATTCAGAAGTTTTTTTCTTTTCAACTTTCTTACCTAATTTTTCAATTCCGATTGCACGTTTTCAGTTTGTTGTACTAAAATCTTTTCAGGGTCTTTGAGTAATACTCCTTTATTAAATAAAATCGCACAGTAATCTTTAAACTCGTGAATTAAAACTATATTTTTCCCATTGTCAGTATAGCAAGGATGCATCCATTTGAAGTCTTCAATTAATCCACAATCAAGTATAATTTCACGAAGTCTGGTCAATTCCGATTTCCATTTTTTAAGTCCGCTAAGGTATCTGTTTACGTCTTCGTTCATTGGTTTTGCGGTTTCTCTCAAATGTTGCACAACGGTTTTGTGTATGGCTCGTTGCGGGAAATCCTCGCGGATTTCCCGCCGTAACCGAAAGATAGCAAATTGCAAGGAATTTTCGAAAGAGAATTCAGCCGCAATGAGCTATACACGGTGTTGTGCTTTCGTTATTTCTAATTTTTTCGACATTTTTTCACTAATAAGTCATAAGGTGAATTCATTAAATTACTTATTGTTGTTAAATGCTGTTTCTCTCTATCTGTCATTGAAATATTGAACAATAATTCCATTTGAAACTTTTCGTAATATTCGTTGTCTTTGTCCTTTGTCCAATCAACTTGCTTTAAAGTATGAAGAATCTCTGGTCCAATGATTTGATTCACGTATTCCAATTCTTGTGTACCACCAAATTCGATTGAACTGTTGAACAATCCAAATATGTTTTTTAGATTTTCATCTCTATTTTGTTTCATTTGAGTCTGTACGTTTTCCAATTCACTATAATATTGAATTAGGCTATTTTTAATTTTGATGTCATTAAGCAACTTAATGTTTCCTGATGAGATTAAATCTTTGAATGTAACATCGCGAACCACAAAAACATCACCTCTGATAGCTATTAAAAATTTGTTCAAAAGATATTTCTTGCTCTTTGTTCCTGAATCTAATTCCAACAAAAGCTCTTTACTTGTTTCAATCCTTTTATCGGCTTTTTCTAAAGATTGGACAATTAGTTGCTTGTCCATTTCTAAATCGTCCAAGATTCTGTTATAATAATTAAGTTCCGCTTTTATGTTCTTTCTATTGTCATTCCAATTGTTAATAGACAAAGCAATCAAAATTCCAATAACCACAAGCACTATTTCCCCAATCGCATAAATCAGATATTTACTGAATTTATTTTCAGTCAGCATTTTTTGTCTAATTTTCCTAAAGAATTTTATCATTGGTTAGCGTTTTCTGATAATGAAGCACAACGTTAGTATATACAAACCTAGCCAAAAAAGTAAGCATATACAACCCTAATTATGTGTTATTCAGCACCTTTTTACAAATTATGGCATAACCATATAAAAGTGAGTTATGTCGCACCTTAGTACATTCTAAACCAAACTCCCAAGCACCTATCTACCAAACAACACAGCACCATAACCATCACCACCAGGCAATAAAAAAAGCCCATCATTCACACGTTGGTAAAACGCCACGCGCGCCACAGCAACCAATGCACCATCACCCTCAGGCAAGCCATCTACCGCAATAGCAAAAGCAGTAGCATCAAAATCCCTATCAACAAAAACACCATCAGCCATAACACTAGTATAAGTACAAGTATCAAAATCAAAACGCAGCACACCAACCACAACCTCCATCGTATCCGCCCCATTAGGAAAGCGCGCACCAGCAATGCTAAAATCGCTAACCTCAAAACGCAAAGCATCCCAATCAAAACCATACGTACCATCAAACAAACGAGGCCGCTCTGGCGTTACCTTAAAGTCACTCAACATTCTCGGGCCATAAGCCGTAGCATAGCCAACACCAACCCTACGCTCCCCACGCTTAGAAGTAGCATCCAAATCCTTAATACCTAAAAACAAGCGCATCAATCGCGCATGCAACGTCCCATCCTTATAACCCACCAAAAAAGGCCGTAAAGCCAGCTTAAAATGCTTATTTACCTTAGAGCATAGCGCAAACTCAGTGTTACTCTCACGTACACGCTCCATACTTGGGCTCGTCTTTATAGCCTTAGCCGTAAAGCCACCACCAGCACGTCGCGCCGTAGGCACACCCTTTCTGTAGTAAAAATTAACACCACCCAAAGTCCCTTCAAAAAACACAATCCCTTTCTGTCTTGCCATAATATACTTATTTTCAATAACATAAATATATAAAAAATATATAACAAATCCCCATTTATGCCGACTATATGCCGACTATATGCCGACTTTATACCGTACTAAAGGTATGTTTCCTTAGGATATCCTTAAGGGTAAAAACAAAAAAATCCCGAGCCATAAGCTCAGGATTATTAGTCATCATTCATTAATAATGGTGCATCAATCTAATCGTCAGGATGCATAAAACGTTGCTTACCCAACAGCTCATCTTCAGTTTCTACATGGTCATCATCTGGCACACAACAATCTACTGGGCAAACCGCAGCGCACTGTGGCTCTTCATGAAAGCCCTTACACTCCGTACACTTATCTGGTACAATGTAATACAGCTCATCACTAATAGGCTCTTGCGCCTCGTCTGCATCTACTTCCTTTCCATTTGGTAATACAACATTACCTTCTAAGCTTGTTCCATCTTTATAGCGCCAGTCATCAGCACCTTCATAAATAGCAGTATTAGGACATTCTGGCTCACAAGCTCCACAATTTATACATTCATCTGTGATTATAATTGCCATAGTAAATTTTAGGTTTTTATTACGTAATTTTGCACCTGCCTGTCGGTAGACAGGGTTGCAAAAATAAAGCCAAAAAGGCGTTTTACCAAACTCTACATGGATTTACAACAAAGAATTAACGCATTCTCTAATTTAGGTCAGTTTTTAAATCAATTTGGCACCAATGGCATCCAAAAAGACGATACCGTTAAGGCTAATGAGCTTTTTTTTGATGGGTTCAAACACCAAATAAAGCTAGCTAAAGAACATAACGGTTGGTTTACAGATGCTAATGTGCATTTTAGCCTACAATCTTGGGCAAATGCACTAACTACCGCTAACATCAATAAATGGGTAAGCCAATACAATTTTAATAACGTCGAGCCAAAAACCGTAGGTATTATTATGGCTGGCAATATCCCACTGGTAGGTTTTCATGACTTCTTATCCGTACTTATGTCTGGTCACAACGTATTGGTAAAGCAGTCCTCAAACGACAAGCACCTGCTACCCTATTTAGCAAAGTATCTAGAAGTTGTAGAACCAGGCTTTAAAAACAAGATTACCTTTACACAAGACAAGCTCGAAAACTTCGATGCAGTCATTGCAACAGGTAGCGATAATACAGCACGTTATTTTGAATATTACTTCAAAAACAAACCATCCATCATCAGAAAAAACAGAAACTCTGTAGCCATTCTTACTGGTAAAGAGTCTAAAGACCAGCTAGAAGCCCTATCAGACGATATCTTTAGATACTACGGATTAGGGTGTAGAAATGTTTCAAAATTATTCGTACCCAAAGACTATAATTTCGATGCCTTCTTTAATGCAGTATACAAATGGCATCCCGTAATACACGAAGCCAAGTATGCCAACAACTACGACTACAACAAAGCCGTGTATCTTATGAGCGAATTCGACATGCTAGAGAATGGGTTTTTAATGATAAAGGAAGATGAAAGCTACGCCTCTCCTATTGCTACAGTGTTTTATGAGTACTATAACAATAGTGAAGAATTGAAAACCAAATTGCAACAAGACAGCGACAAGATTCAATGTATCGTCGCTAATAATTTCACAGAAAACGAAGTTACATTTGGGCACACCCAAAAACCAGAACTTTGGGATTATGCAGACAACGTTGATACTGTTGAATTCCTGTTAAAAATTTGATGCAAAAATTAGCAATTTATTAATGTTTTATAGGCAATAAATTAGCACCTTTGTAACTGTTCAAACAAAAAACAACAACATTCTGAAGCATCAGAAATGAAACTATATTCTTCATGAAACATCTATAATCATCTTAAGTCTAATAGCGAAAATGATAATAAGATGTTCCATGTGACCATTAAAAAGCAATAAATATTAACAGATGAAAAAACATAATTTTAGTGCAGGCCCTTGCGTACTACCAAAATCCGTAATCCAAAAAGCTTCTGAAGCCCTTATAAACTTTGACGATGGCTTATCACTTATAGAGATTTCACATCGTAGCAAGCCTTTTGTAGACGTTATGGAAAAAGCAAGAGCTTTGGCCTTAGAGCTTTTAGGTCTAGAAGGTAAAGGCTATAAAGCCTTATTCTTACAAGGTGGAGCTAGCACGCAGTTTTTAATGGTAGCCTTAAACCTTCTTGAGAAAAGAGCTGGATATTTAAATACGGGTACTTGGAGTGACAAGGCTATAAAAGAAGCTAAAATTTATGATGATATCTATGAAGTAGCCTCTTCAAAGAGTGCTAACTTTAATTACATACCAAAAGGTTACGATATCCCAGAAGATTACGATTATTTTCACTGCACGTCTAACAATACCATTTTTGGAACACAAATGAAGAGTTTCCCAGACTCGCCAATTCCTATGGTTTGCGATATGAGTAGTGATATCTTCTCGCGTCAATTAGACTTCACACAGTTTGATTTAATCTATGCAGGTGCACAAAAAAATATGGGTCCTGCAGGTACAACACTAGTGGTTGTAAAAGAAGATATCTTAGGAAAAGTATCGCGCAAAATTCCTTCTATGATGGACTATAAAGTACACATCAGCAAAGGAAGTATGTTCAATACACCACCTGTATTTGCGGTTTATACCTCAATGTTAACCTTACAATGGTTAAAAGATTTAGGTGGTATAAAAGCAATCGAAGAAGAAAACGAAAAGAAAGCACGTTTAATTTACTCAGAAATAGACTTAAACCCTCTCTTTAAAGGTTATGCGGTAAAAGAAGATCGCTCTATCATGAATGCGACTTTTACATTAGAAAACGAAAACCTTAAAGAAACATTTGATGCCATGTGGGCAGAAGCCGGAATCAACGGACTTAATGGTCACAGAAGTGTTGGAGGCTACAGAGCATCTATGTACAACGCTCTAAGTTTAGACAGTGTAAAAGCACTTGTAGAGGTTATGAGCGAACTAGAACGTAAAGCTTAAAAAAATAAAACAAAGAATTCCTAATTACATGAAAGTATTAGCAAACGATGGTGTTTCTCAAAGTGGTATCGACGCTTTAGAAGCAGCTGGTTACGAAGTGATAACAACAACAGTTGCACAAGAACAATTACAAAACTACATAAACGATAAAGAGATTTCTGTACTCTTGGTAAGAAGCGCTACCAAAGTAAGAAAAGACATTATAGACAACTGCCCTAGCCTTAAAATTATTGGTCGTGGTGGTGTTGGTATGGATAATATAGACGTTGAGTATGCAAGAGAAAAAGGGCTTCATGTTATTAATACTCCTGCTGCATCTTCACATTCTGTAGCCGAATTGGTATTTGGTCACTTCTATGGCTTAGCTAGGTTCCTTCATAACTCTAATCGCGATATGCCTTTAGAAGGAGATGCAAACTTTAAAGCACTTAAAAAAGCTTACGCTAAAGGTGTTGAATTAAAAGGAAAAACTCTAGGAGTTATAGGTTTTGGCAGGATAGGACAAGCTACTGCTAAAATAGGAATTGGTGCAGGTATGAACATCGTAGCCTTTGATCCTTTTATTGAAGAAACCACTTTAGAATTAGACTTTTTTGATGGTCAAAAAGCAAGCTTCAACATAAAAACGGTATCTAAAGAAGAGGTTTTAAAACAAGCAGATTTTATAACACTTCATGTACCAGCTCAAAAAGAGTACGTTATTGATGAAGCTGACTTTAACCAAATGAAGGATGGTGTTATTATAGCCAATGCTGCACGTGGTGGAGTTGTAAATGAAGTAGCGTTAGTAAAAGCAATAGAAAGTGGTAAAGTAGCGAGAGCTGCCTTAGATGTTTTTGAAAAAGAACCACAACCAGAAGTTCAATTGCTTATGAATCCTGCTTTATCGTTAACACCTCATACTGGTGCTGCAACCAATGAAGCACAAGACAGAATTGGTGCTGAACTTGCTGAACAGATTATTACTATATTAGGCTAACAAAATAAATGTGACCTAAATAAACAAAATGAGTCCTATAATTGTATGGGACTTTTTTTGTACCTTTTTTAACTGAATTTATTAACCTTAATTTTATAAAACAATGGCAGGAATATTAGACTTATTAAATAGTGATTTAGGAAAAACCATAATCAGTGGTGTTTCTGGTTCAACAGGAACGGATCAAGACAAAACAAGTAGTGTGTTAACAATGGCTTTACCTGTGCTTATGAAAGCTATGGAGCGTAATGCTTCTACTCCTGAAGGAGCTCAAGGTCTTATGGGCGCTTTAAGCAATAAGCACGATGGTAGTATCTTAGATAATTTAGGTGGCCTTTTTGGAGGTGGAGTTGATGAAGAGGTAAAAACTGATGGGTCTAAAATTTTAGGTCATATCTTAGGGAGTAAACAACAAGGTGTAGAGCAAGTTATTGGTCAAAAATCTGGATTAGATGCTGGTTCTGTTGGTAACATTCTAAAAGTTGCGGCACCAATCTTAATGGGTGTTTTAGGTAAACAATCTCGTCAAAAGAATGTAAGTTCTCAAAATGACCTTACTGGTTTATTAGGCGGACTACTTGGTGGTAACGATACTCAAAACGAACAAAGTTTCCTAGAAAAGATATTAGATGCCGATGGTGATGGCAGTGTTATAGACGACGTTGCAGGAATGGTACTTGGTGGTGCTAAGAAAAAAGGTGGTCTTGGTGGTCTTTTAGGAGGCTTGTTTGGAAAATAAAATCCTACCATGATTTACATATACTAAAGCAACTCTTAGGAGTTGCTTTTTTTCTATCTTAAAAAGATGTCTTACTCACCAAATAGCCCTATTTACTCATTCGCGGTTTCATTCTTTACAAATAGTGTTTTACTTTGTTTAACACTAATAATTCTTAATTGATTAAAATAATTAATATCTTTATTGTTATGAAAAAGATGATTCCATTTGTTGTTCTTATTGCGCTAATAGCTAGTTGCAAATCGTACAATTCAAACCCAACGATTAACAATGGTAATGACAATGCTTTAGTAGAAAACGACACGGTTTCTATTAGTGGTGATGAAAGTGACTACGAAATTATTATTATAGAACCTGGTTTTAACGCATGGTTAGCCAGTACAGCAAGACCTCGAGGTTTTCATTCCCAATCATATCTAGAAAAAAGAAATGCCTTTTTGGTACAGGCTTGGAACCAAAGAAACCTTCAACCATACAGCTATAATCCAGAATTGTATCAAGTAAGAATAGATTACGACACACGTACAGACTATGGTTATGAAGTTAACTACAAACTCTACAACTACTTTTTATACTTTCAGTTAAAATATAAACAGCAGCTAACCTCCATTATTCCTAGAATTTAGTGTAATTTTGCAGCACTTTAAAAGTGCTATGAAAAGGTTTAAAGAAAATTGGGAAATTCAGCATAATTGGCAATTAATTTTTCCGTTAATTGGTCTCTTAGGCTTAGGATATTCTTCATACAAATTAGCGACAGCTTTCTTTGCTGAATTTGGCACTATTGTAACCGTCTTTGCTACAGTTGTATTGTTCTATGGCTTATTAGTGTTAACATTAAAACTCTTTAAAATACTTGAAAAGCGCTGGATACTTGACTATAAATGGGAAATGATACGAGTATTTCTCGTTTTTGCTGTAACCGGATCTTCTTCCTTATTTATCGGTAGACCAATAATACAACTTCTTGGAATTACTAAAGAAAACTTAAACCCTATACTCTACTGGATATTATTTATTATCATTGGGCTTAT from Winogradskyella sp. MH6 includes these protein-coding regions:
- a CDS encoding DUF6787 family protein, producing the protein MKRFKENWEIQHNWQLIFPLIGLLGLGYSSYKLATAFFAEFGTIVTVFATVVLFYGLLVLTLKLFKILEKRWILDYKWEMIRVFLVFAVTGSSSLFIGRPIIQLLGITKENLNPILYWILFIIIGLIFYQILLVTFGWLFGQFKFFWEFEKKMLRRFGLKRFVD
- a CDS encoding D-2-hydroxyacid dehydrogenase — translated: MKVLANDGVSQSGIDALEAAGYEVITTTVAQEQLQNYINDKEISVLLVRSATKVRKDIIDNCPSLKIIGRGGVGMDNIDVEYAREKGLHVINTPAASSHSVAELVFGHFYGLARFLHNSNRDMPLEGDANFKALKKAYAKGVELKGKTLGVIGFGRIGQATAKIGIGAGMNIVAFDPFIEETTLELDFFDGQKASFNIKTVSKEEVLKQADFITLHVPAQKEYVIDEADFNQMKDGVIIANAARGGVVNEVALVKAIESGKVARAALDVFEKEPQPEVQLLMNPALSLTPHTGAATNEAQDRIGAELAEQIITILG
- a CDS encoding DUF6146 family protein — protein: MIPFVVLIALIASCKSYNSNPTINNGNDNALVENDTVSISGDESDYEIIIIEPGFNAWLASTARPRGFHSQSYLEKRNAFLVQAWNQRNLQPYSYNPELYQVRIDYDTRTDYGYEVNYKLYNYFLYFQLKYKQQLTSIIPRI
- a CDS encoding DUF6090 family protein gives rise to the protein MIKFFRKIRQKMLTENKFSKYLIYAIGEIVLVVIGILIALSINNWNDNRKNIKAELNYYNRILDDLEMDKQLIVQSLEKADKRIETSKELLLELDSGTKSKKYLLNKFLIAIRGDVFVVRDVTFKDLISSGNIKLLNDIKIKNSLIQYYSELENVQTQMKQNRDENLKNIFGLFNSSIEFGGTQELEYVNQIIGPEILHTLKQVDWTKDKDNEYYEKFQMELLFNISMTDREKQHLTTISNLMNSPYDLLVKKCRKN
- a CDS encoding acyl-CoA reductase, which codes for MDLQQRINAFSNLGQFLNQFGTNGIQKDDTVKANELFFDGFKHQIKLAKEHNGWFTDANVHFSLQSWANALTTANINKWVSQYNFNNVEPKTVGIIMAGNIPLVGFHDFLSVLMSGHNVLVKQSSNDKHLLPYLAKYLEVVEPGFKNKITFTQDKLENFDAVIATGSDNTARYFEYYFKNKPSIIRKNRNSVAILTGKESKDQLEALSDDIFRYYGLGCRNVSKLFVPKDYNFDAFFNAVYKWHPVIHEAKYANNYDYNKAVYLMSEFDMLENGFLMIKEDESYASPIATVFYEYYNNSEELKTKLQQDSDKIQCIVANNFTENEVTFGHTQKPELWDYADNVDTVEFLLKI
- the serC gene encoding 3-phosphoserine/phosphohydroxythreonine transaminase: MKKHNFSAGPCVLPKSVIQKASEALINFDDGLSLIEISHRSKPFVDVMEKARALALELLGLEGKGYKALFLQGGASTQFLMVALNLLEKRAGYLNTGTWSDKAIKEAKIYDDIYEVASSKSANFNYIPKGYDIPEDYDYFHCTSNNTIFGTQMKSFPDSPIPMVCDMSSDIFSRQLDFTQFDLIYAGAQKNMGPAGTTLVVVKEDILGKVSRKIPSMMDYKVHISKGSMFNTPPVFAVYTSMLTLQWLKDLGGIKAIEEENEKKARLIYSEIDLNPLFKGYAVKEDRSIMNATFTLENENLKETFDAMWAEAGINGLNGHRSVGGYRASMYNALSLDSVKALVEVMSELERKA
- a CDS encoding 4Fe-4S dicluster domain-containing protein, which encodes MAIIITDECINCGACEPECPNTAIYEGADDWRYKDGTSLEGNVVLPNGKEVDADEAQEPISDELYYIVPDKCTECKGFHEEPQCAAVCPVDCCVPDDDHVETEDELLGKQRFMHPDD
- a CDS encoding DUF1801 domain-containing protein; the protein is MNEDVNRYLSGLKKWKSELTRLREIILDCGLIEDFKWMHPCYTDNGKNIVLIHEFKDYCAILFNKGVLLKDPEKILVQQTENVQSELKN
- a CDS encoding YdeI/OmpD-associated family protein, whose product is MEQIFSENADFEKAFKNLTAGRQRGYLLHFDKPKQSKTKISRIEKNMKRIMDGYGLNDCVCGLSKRKPNCDGSHKQLEKSE
- a CDS encoding DUF937 domain-containing protein, whose translation is MAGILDLLNSDLGKTIISGVSGSTGTDQDKTSSVLTMALPVLMKAMERNASTPEGAQGLMGALSNKHDGSILDNLGGLFGGGVDEEVKTDGSKILGHILGSKQQGVEQVIGQKSGLDAGSVGNILKVAAPILMGVLGKQSRQKNVSSQNDLTGLLGGLLGGNDTQNEQSFLEKILDADGDGSVIDDVAGMVLGGAKKKGGLGGLLGGLFGK